The Lactuca sativa cultivar Salinas chromosome 2, Lsat_Salinas_v11, whole genome shotgun sequence genome includes a window with the following:
- the LOC111905156 gene encoding UDP-glycosyltransferase 75C1 produces the protein MNHPHVLLVSQHAYGHLNPTIELAKNLRRAGARVTIATTVSGFNNKLKSLSFFHDISCVSFSDGHDDDINPDKIPGYFQDLERVGSESLACVIQTLSESGKQVTLLVYTLFIPWAAVVARELNVPSAILVIQSATCFSIYNHFCNSRDGIAVVNKDIETSISLKLPGLPLLKWNDFPTYLLPTDPTFSEMTSLCQEHLKFLEEEPNPRVLVNTMDDLESDSIKSIKNAVIVGPLVPSSFSDNHGSYFRWLDSKPENSVIYVSFGSKAVLSKAQKEEILHGLIESSRPFLLVLRDNCEDEDEEIKELKEKIGDDGLVVGWCSQMEVLRHGAVGCFVTHCGWNSTLESMVAGVAVVACPQFSDQPTNAKMVEEVWGNGVRAVVDEKMVVRREEMKRCLEAVMGGGERAEEIKKSVEKWKKVAMESLKDGGSSQINLKVFLESIL, from the coding sequence ATGAATCACCCACATGTCCTTCTCGTTTCTCAACACGCCTACGGCCAtctcaacccaaccattgagctcGCCAAGAACCTGCGACGCGCCGGTGCACGTGTCACCATTGCCACCACCGTCAGCGGCTTCAACAACAAGCTCAAATCTCTGTCTTTCTTCCATGACATCTCTTGTGTTTCCTTCTCCGACGGCCATGATGATGACATCAACCCAGACAAGATCCCCGGCTACTTTCAAGACCTAGAGCGCGTGGGCTCCGAGAGCCTTGCATGTGTTATTCAAACTTTGTCAGAAAGCGGCAAGCAGGTAACATTGCTAGTTTACACACTCTTCATACCTTGGGCAGCGGTGGTGGCGCGTGAGCTAAACGTGCCTTCTGCCATCCTCGTCATCCAAAGCGCCACTTGCTTTTCGATTTATAACCATTTCTGCAACAGTCGTGATGGTATTGCTGTTGTAAACAAAGATATCGAAACCTCCATTTCTCTAAAGTTACCAGGATTACCTTTGTTGAAATGGAATGATTTTCCGACGTATCTATTGCCGACAGATCCGACTTTTTCCGAAATgacttctctttgtcaagaacacCTTAAGTTTCTTGAGGAAGAACCTAATCCACGTGTGCTGGTGAACACTATGGATGACCTGGAGTCTGATTCCATAAAATCCATCAAGAACGCCGTTATCGTCGGCCCATTGGTTCCTTCTTCTTTCTCCGACAATCATGGCTCATATTTTCGATGGCTAGATTCAAAACCAGAAAACTCGGTGATATACGTGTCATTTGGGAGCAAGGCTGTGCTAAGCAAAGCTCAAAAGGAAGAGATTCTACATGGATTGATAGAATCGAGTCGGCCATTTCTGTTGGTTTTACGTGACAACtgtgaagatgaagacgaagagaTAAAGGAATTGAAGGAGAAAATAGGAGACGATGGGCTGGTAGTGGGGTGGTGTTCACAAATGGAGGTCTTGAGACACGGTGCTGTCGGGTGTTTTGTGACGCATTGTGGGTGGAACTCGACATTGGAGAGTATGGTGGCCGGAGTGGCAGTTGTGGCGTGTCCACAATTTTCCGATCAGCCGACGAATGCAAAGATGGTGGAGGAAGTGTGGGGGAATGGTGTCAGAGCGGTGGTGGATGAGAAAATGGTGGTGAGGAGAGAAGAGATGAAGAGGTGTTTGGAAGCGGTGATGGGAGGCGGCGAGAGGGcggaagaaataaagaagagtgttgagaaatggaaaaaggttgccATGGAATCTCTCAAAGATGGTGGTTCGTCACAGATAAATCTAAAAGTATTTTTGGAAAGCATTTTATAA